One genomic segment of uncultured Desulfobacter sp. includes these proteins:
- the argC gene encoding N-acetyl-gamma-glutamyl-phosphate reductase — MIKTAIAGASGYTGLELVKLISNHPKASLEAITSNSYQGKSFAEIFPSMRGFESLICTPFDAEELSGKVDVVFLALPHKVSMAFAPKLIDQNIKVIDLSADFRFDDAKAYETVYQPHTAPNLLKESVYGLCELNRDRIKSARIIGNPGCYPTSILLPLVPLLKEKLISPQGLISDSKSGVSGAGRSLSLTTHYCEANESFGPYKVGNHRHTPEINEVLTKAAGETVSLTFVPHLTPVTRGMVSTIYAQTSKDITEKQIRDTLNKWYENEPFIRILPLDKFPNMSHVKGTNCCDIGFHLEPESGRLILVSAIDNLLKGAAGQAVQNMNIMFSIDEKAGLDWVQTPL; from the coding sequence ATGATTAAAACAGCAATAGCAGGCGCATCAGGCTATACCGGCCTGGAACTGGTCAAACTGATTTCCAACCACCCAAAGGCTAGCCTTGAAGCAATAACCTCAAACTCGTACCAGGGAAAATCATTTGCCGAAATTTTTCCTTCCATGCGCGGATTTGAATCCCTGATATGTACGCCCTTTGATGCCGAGGAGCTTTCAGGTAAAGTGGATGTTGTATTTCTGGCCTTACCCCACAAGGTATCCATGGCATTTGCCCCAAAACTCATAGACCAAAATATAAAAGTCATAGATCTTTCAGCGGACTTCAGGTTTGATGATGCCAAAGCATACGAAACGGTATATCAGCCCCACACCGCCCCAAATCTTCTAAAAGAAAGCGTTTACGGCTTATGCGAACTTAACCGGGATCGCATCAAAAGTGCAAGGATAATAGGAAATCCCGGGTGTTACCCAACATCCATCCTTCTGCCCCTGGTTCCGCTACTCAAAGAAAAACTGATTTCCCCGCAGGGTCTGATTTCGGATTCAAAATCCGGGGTCAGCGGTGCAGGTCGCTCACTTTCCCTGACCACCCATTACTGTGAGGCAAACGAATCCTTTGGCCCGTATAAAGTGGGCAATCACAGGCACACCCCTGAAATCAACGAAGTGTTAACCAAAGCGGCCGGGGAAACAGTATCTTTGACCTTTGTTCCTCATCTGACACCTGTAACCCGGGGCATGGTTTCAACCATTTATGCCCAGACTTCCAAAGATATCACCGAAAAACAAATTAGAGATACCCTTAATAAGTGGTATGAAAATGAACCTTTTATCAGGATTCTACCCCTGGATAAATTTCCGAACATGTCCCATGTCAAGGGAACCAATTGCTGCGATATCGGCTTTCACCTGGAACCTGAATCAGGACGGCTGATCCTTGTTTCAGCCATTGATAACCTGCTCAAAGGAGCCGCCGGCCAGGCAGTTCAGAATATGAATATCATGTTCTCCATTGACGAAAAAGCAGGGTTGGATTGGGTACAAACGCCGCTTTAA
- a CDS encoding M23 family metallopeptidase — protein sequence MTCINTQMKGRIKIWFYSGNSFKIREFSLRKSFLFLLTFIFLACVGTVSHFGHDYYLLKKSARDNVALLETITTQKTEIKDQRRQIQMFAGEIQGLKERITKLGQLENQVRLIADIDKSGRSSGIFGIGGVSKTDLDQEIPLDAHHNALIREMHYQVKQIKSVADKEKLDFNDLIDKLTKKKNLLASSPSIKPVSGTITSPFGYRKSPFTGRRTFHSGLDISNRIGTKIVSTAFGKVVFAGRKTGYGKVVIIDHGYGKATKYAHLRKILVHKNQQVKRGETIATLGNTGRTTGPHLHYEVLVNGTPVNPSKYILN from the coding sequence ATGACTTGTATTAATACTCAAATGAAAGGTCGAATCAAAATATGGTTTTATTCAGGGAATAGTTTTAAAATCAGGGAATTTTCGCTTAGAAAATCGTTTTTATTTCTATTAACTTTTATTTTCTTAGCCTGCGTCGGAACAGTATCCCACTTTGGCCATGACTACTATTTACTTAAAAAGAGTGCCCGTGATAATGTAGCGCTCCTTGAAACCATCACAACCCAAAAAACTGAAATTAAAGACCAGAGACGTCAGATTCAGATGTTTGCCGGAGAAATTCAGGGATTAAAGGAGCGGATCACAAAACTTGGACAATTAGAAAATCAGGTTCGTCTCATTGCCGATATTGACAAATCAGGACGATCATCAGGCATTTTTGGCATCGGCGGAGTATCGAAAACAGATCTGGATCAAGAGATCCCCCTTGACGCCCACCATAACGCCCTGATAAGGGAAATGCATTATCAGGTAAAACAGATCAAATCTGTTGCGGATAAAGAGAAGCTGGATTTCAATGACCTGATCGACAAATTGACGAAAAAGAAAAACCTGCTGGCTTCCTCCCCGTCCATCAAGCCGGTTTCAGGTACTATAACATCGCCCTTTGGTTACCGTAAATCTCCTTTCACTGGAAGGAGAACGTTTCATTCAGGCCTTGATATCTCCAACCGAATAGGCACTAAAATTGTTTCAACTGCGTTCGGCAAAGTGGTCTTTGCCGGAAGAAAAACCGGCTACGGAAAAGTTGTCATTATTGACCACGGATATGGAAAAGCAACCAAATATGCCCATTTAAGAAAAATCCTCGTTCATAAAAATCAGCAGGTCAAACGCGGGGAGACAATTGCCACATTAGGCAATACCGGTCGCACCACCGGCCCCCATCTTCACTATGAGGTTCTTGTCAACGGTACACCTGTTAATCCTTCAAAATATATCCTCAATTAG
- a CDS encoding TAXI family TRAP transporter solute-binding subunit: MSFYVLGLKLAIGTNFFYDPKDHWIFYKQLMEMKMKKSVVSLLALIFCIVMVLPSAYARTQFVTIGTGGLTGVYYPTGGAIAKMVNTKKKEYGIRATVESTGGSAFNINAIMSGDLEFGIAQSDKQFQAMKGMAEWTESGPQEDLRAVFSIHDEAVTLISAVESEIKDVADLKGKIVNLGNPGSGQRQNAIEILQTIGIDPEKDVKAENIKASEAPSILQDGRIDAFFYTVGHPNGAIKEATSGARKVRFTSITGVDNMLKKYPYFSKTTIPAAMYPGAQNDADTETIGMKATLVTSAKVPEDVVYAITKEVFENFEAFKKLHPAYATLTKEGMLTGLSAPLHPGAEKYYKEVGLMK, encoded by the coding sequence ATGAGCTTTTATGTTTTGGGTTTAAAACTTGCAATTGGAACAAACTTTTTTTATGATCCAAAGGATCATTGGATATTTTATAAACAACTAATGGAGATGAAAATGAAAAAGAGCGTTGTGAGCCTGTTGGCATTAATTTTTTGTATCGTGATGGTTCTTCCTTCGGCGTATGCAAGGACCCAGTTTGTAACAATTGGAACCGGCGGCCTTACCGGTGTGTATTATCCCACAGGTGGTGCTATTGCCAAAATGGTCAACACAAAAAAGAAAGAGTATGGAATTCGTGCAACGGTGGAATCAACCGGCGGATCTGCTTTTAACATTAACGCGATTATGAGTGGCGATCTTGAGTTTGGTATTGCTCAGTCAGACAAGCAATTTCAGGCGATGAAGGGCATGGCGGAATGGACGGAGAGCGGTCCCCAAGAGGATCTTCGGGCGGTTTTTTCTATTCATGATGAAGCGGTCACATTGATTTCGGCAGTTGAAAGCGAAATTAAAGATGTTGCAGACTTGAAGGGGAAAATTGTTAACCTTGGTAATCCCGGTTCCGGGCAGCGTCAAAATGCTATTGAAATTTTGCAAACAATTGGAATTGATCCTGAAAAGGATGTTAAAGCAGAAAATATAAAGGCTTCTGAAGCCCCTAGCATTCTGCAAGACGGTCGTATTGATGCGTTTTTCTACACCGTTGGCCATCCAAATGGTGCTATCAAAGAGGCAACATCGGGTGCCCGTAAGGTGCGTTTTACTTCTATCACGGGTGTAGATAACATGTTGAAAAAATATCCCTATTTTTCAAAAACTACCATTCCGGCGGCCATGTATCCGGGGGCCCAAAATGATGCGGATACCGAAACCATTGGTATGAAGGCAACATTGGTTACTTCAGCTAAGGTTCCTGAAGATGTGGTTTATGCGATTACCAAAGAGGTTTTTGAAAACTTTGAAGCGTTCAAAAAACTTCATCCGGCATATGCGACATTGACTAAAGAGGGGATGTTGACAGGTCTTTCCGCCCCATTGCATCCGGGTGCGGAAAAGTACTATAAAGAAGTTGGGTTGATGAAATAA
- a CDS encoding macro domain-containing protein, whose protein sequence is MKCVKGDLIHLAREGQFDLIIHGCNCFCTMGAGIAKQIRTHFPQAWEADLATASGDRSKLGSYSKACVNTPSGKLYVINAYTQYHYSGDGVLIDYDTIAKVFTTLKKQFSGNRMGYPKIGAGLAKGDWKIISEILDRTLNGEDHTLVELS, encoded by the coding sequence ATGAAATGCGTAAAAGGCGATTTAATTCACCTGGCCCGGGAAGGGCAGTTTGATCTCATTATTCACGGCTGCAACTGTTTTTGTACCATGGGCGCCGGAATTGCCAAACAGATCCGCACCCATTTTCCCCAGGCTTGGGAAGCCGACCTTGCAACGGCATCCGGTGACAGGTCCAAACTGGGCAGTTATTCAAAGGCATGCGTAAATACACCATCCGGCAAATTGTATGTAATTAATGCCTACACTCAATATCACTATTCGGGGGACGGAGTATTGATTGATTATGATACCATAGCAAAGGTCTTTACCACACTGAAAAAACAGTTCAGCGGCAATCGCATGGGATATCCTAAAATCGGCGCCGGACTTGCCAAAGGAGACTGGAAAATTATCAGTGAAATATTAGACAGAACTTTGAATGGCGAAGATCACACCCTAGTTGAGCTTAGCTGA